From the genome of Globicephala melas chromosome 11, mGloMel1.2, whole genome shotgun sequence, one region includes:
- the KIAA1586 gene encoding LOW QUALITY PROTEIN: E3 SUMO-protein ligase KIAA1586 homolog (The sequence of the model RefSeq protein was modified relative to this genomic sequence to represent the inferred CDS: inserted 3 bases in 2 codons; deleted 1 base in 1 codon; substituted 1 base at 1 genomic stop codon), giving the protein MEDPGSEIIECVPPAGPEASESTPEENEDDIQFVSEGPSRPVLEYIDLICGDDKERSTYHSDILFPKIPKRQGDLLHFLNAKKVKTGTESNNRNKNYCGLSKSKESNFKYVEQPIIEEKPSCSSKEEMDNLVLSDCWNEKQAFMFTEQYKWLEIKEGKLGCKDCSTVQHLGLKAVKHVHVSKEWIAYLVTPNGSNKTTRQASLRKKIREHDVSKAHGKIQDLLKESINDSVSNLVHKQSNKNIDATVKVFNTVYSLIKHNRPLSDIEGAMELQEKNGEVSCLNTRYGATRIAKHIAKEMKMTIFKNIIEENAKICIVIDEASTVSKKRTFVIYLQCTVQSVPAPVMLFVALKELVSTTAECIFNTLLSTLNDCGFTNEYLKADLIAFCSDGANTVLGRKSGVATKLLENFPEIIIWNCLNHRLQLSLDDSISEIKQVNHLKIFLHEIYSNYHQSNKNLNKLLENVAKDLETEIVKIGRIMGPKWAACSLQAATAVWRAYPVLYMHFSHFHSGLAKRLANINFLQDLALMIDILEEFSLLSTALQSSSANIQKAQKLIKRTIKALENLKIGAGKHESQIEXFKSDKFKDIPFNKNNKFNALPRNMLLENIIQHMNLRLLSDRNHDESIFNYFDLLEPSTWPYEEITSPWITGEKKLFHLCEILKFEVDLNDFREFVNNNVKSNNVSIPTTVQKAKRXSTIAVNSAEAERGFSLMNIICTRVRNSLTVGHISDLMTISLLGKELADWDATPFVKSWSNCNHRLATDTRVXQKSTKVYENQLAIWNVQERVLCGNSLVRSWRFHCRGLGSMPGQGTKVLQAVWCGQREKSIVYDFIICKLYAAHLLNAYIFISKASC; this is encoded by the exons GAGGGACCATCAAGACCTGTTCTTGAATACATTGATCTGATCTGTGGTGATGATAAAGAGCGTAGCACCTATCATAGTGAT attttgttCCCTAAAATACCAAAACGACAGGGtgatttattgcattttttaaatgcgAAGAAAGTGAAAACAGGCACAGAAAGTAACAATAGGAACAAAAACTATTGTGGATTGTCTAAGTCTAAGGAATCAAATTTCAAATATGTTGAACAACCAATCATTGAAGAAAAGCCATCATGTTCatcaaaggaagaaatggataatCTTGTGCTTTCAGATTGTTGGAATGAAAAACAAGCATTTATGTTTACAGAACAGTACAAATGGCTTGAAATAAAAGAAGGTAAATTAGGATGTAAGGATTGCTCAACAGTTCAGCATTTGGGATTGAAAGCAGTAAAGCATGTCCATGTGTCCAAGGAGTGGATTGCATATTTAGTAACCCCTAATGGCAGTAATAAAACTACTAGACAAGCTTCCCTGCGAAAAAAAATTAGGGAACATGATGTTTCTAAAGCCCATGGTAAAATTCAGGATTTGTTAAAGGAGTCAATTAATGACTCAGTTTCTAATTTAGTGCAtaaacaaagtaataaaaatattgatgctACTGTGAAAGTTTTCAATACTGTTTATAgtttaataaaacataatagaCCTTTATCTGATATTGAAGGGGCAATggaattacaagaaaaaaatggagaggtcAGTTGTTTAAATACACGATACGGTGCAACAAGAATAGCAAAGCAtattgcaaaagaaatgaagatgacGATATTTAAGAATATTATAGAAGAAAATGCCAAAATCTGTATTGTAATTGATGAGGCATCCACAGTTTCAAAGAAAAGGACCTTCGTGATTTATCTCCAGTGCACAGTTCAATCGGTTCCTGCACCcgttatgttatttgttgctttgaaAGAATTGGTGTCAACCACAGCAGAGTGTATTTTCAATACATTATTGAGTACTTTAAATGATTGTGGTTTCACTAATGAATATTTGAAAGCAGATTTAATTGCATTTTGTTCTGATGGTGCTAATACAGTGCTGGGAAGAAAGTCTGGAGTAGCTACAAAGTTGTTAGAAAATTTTCCTGAAATCATTATTTGGAACTGT TTAAACCATCGATTGCAGTTGTCCCTTGATGAttcaatatctgaaataaaacaggtgaatcatttaaaaatatttctccatgAAATTTATTCTAATTATCATCAATCTAATAAAAATCTAAACAAGCTTTTAGAAAATGTAGCTAAAGATCTTGAAACTGAAATTGTTAAAATTGGCCGGATAATGGGACCAAAATGGGCGGCATGTAGTTTACAAGCTGCTACTGCTGTATGGCGTGCATATCCTgtattatatatgcatttttctcattttcattctgGTTTGGCAAAGAGATTAGCTAACATTAATTTCTTGCAAGACCTTGCTTTAATGATTGACATTCTTGAAGAATTTTCACTACTTTCAACTGCATTACAGTCAAGCTCAGCTAACATTCAGAAAGCACAAAAATTGATCAAACGTACCAtaaaagccttggaaaatttaaaaattggtgcTGGAAAGCATGAATCTCAAATTG GGTTTAAGTCAGATAAGTTTAAAGATAttccatttaataaaaataataaatttaatgccCTTCCTAGGAACATGTTACTAGAAAATATAATTCAACACATGAACTTACGTCTTTTATCTGACAGGAACCATgatgaaagtatttttaattattttgatttgcTAGAACCTTCTACATGGCCTTATGAAGAAATAACTTCACCATGGATAActggtgaaaaaaaattatttcatttgtgtgaaattttaaaattcgaAGTTGATTTGAATGATTTTCGGGAATttgtaaataataatgtaaaGTCAAACAATGTTTCAATTCCTACAACCGTACAAAAAGCTAAAAG TAGCACCATTGCAGTCAATAGTGCTGAAGCTGAAAGAGGTTTCAGTTTAATGAACATAATTTGTACAAGGGTGAGAAATAGTTTAACAGTAGGTCATATATCAGATTTAATGACTATAAGTTTGTTGGGAAAAGAGTTAGCTGATTGGGATGCAACTCCCTTTGTAAAATCCTGGTCAAATTGCAATCACAGATTAGCTACAGATACAAGagtttgacaaaagtcaacaaaAGTCTATGAGAATCAGTTGGCTATATGGAACGTACAAGAAAGAGTATtgtgtgggaattccctggttaggtcttggcgctttcactgccgtggcctgggttcaatgcctggtcaaggaactaaggtcctgcaagccgtgtggtgcggccaaagAGAAAAGAGTATTGTATATGATTTTATCATTTGTAAATTGTATGCTGCACATCTTTTAAatgcatacatttttatttcaaaagccagttgttaa